One Setaria italica strain Yugu1 chromosome II, Setaria_italica_v2.0, whole genome shotgun sequence DNA segment encodes these proteins:
- the LOC111256272 gene encoding glycine-rich RNA-binding protein RZ1A-like, whose product MRFNDNRKNRRRNNNNCFDCGKPGHFAANCPDKNKTKSKYDYNKHKNKDGTKKKKKYTDREKKEYRKKAKARAFIASLSDVNSDTDDHTDSSSSEEDDDRKAKKKDGKNLR is encoded by the coding sequence ATGCGCTTCAACGACAACCGCAAGAACAGgcgaaggaacaacaacaactgCTTCGATTGTGGCAAGCCAGGCCACTTCGCCGCCAACTGCCCCGACAAGAACAAAACCAAGAGCAAGTACgactacaacaagcacaagaacaaggacggcaccaagaagaagaagaagtacaccgaCCGCGAGAAGAAGGAGTAtcgcaagaaggccaaagcacgtgccttcatcgcctccctcAGCGATGTCAACTCCGACACCGACGACCACACCGACTCAAGCTCAAGCGAGGAGGACGATGACCgcaaggcaaagaagaaggaCGGCAAGAACTTGAGGTAA